In Amycolatopsis coloradensis, one genomic interval encodes:
- the hemG gene encoding protoporphyrinogen oxidase — protein sequence MSTIAVVGGGISGLTAAYRLRTLLGEDARIVVFEATGSLGGKLRTVELAGERYDVGAEAFLARRPEGLALVREVGLGESLVHPTKARAKIHAGGSVLGLPPGTVMGVPASADAVAGVLSEKGRALVEAEASLSPLELPAEDVPLGPLLRERFGDELVDRLVDPLLGGVYAGGADGLGLRATMPGLASAIDRGARSLTEGAASLMPASPSTAPVFGTLLGGLGTLIVRLAELARAEVRTGTTVTALERTADGWRVDDLDADAVLLAVPAPSARRLLDGVAGVASSVFAKVELASMAVVALALPPGTALPESSGVLIGAGERDAAGKPFAAKAFTFSSRKWAQYGEGPVLVRGSVGRFGEPGALHADDDELVRVVRDDLARLTGVTAEPIDTLVTRWGGGLPQYGTGHLVRVERIERAVAGVPGLAVAGATLHGVGIPACIATADAAARRIAGITPTHEGS from the coding sequence ATGAGCACCATCGCCGTCGTCGGTGGCGGTATCTCGGGACTGACCGCGGCTTACCGGCTGCGGACGCTGCTCGGTGAAGATGCCCGGATCGTCGTCTTCGAGGCGACAGGCTCACTCGGCGGGAAACTCCGCACGGTCGAACTCGCCGGTGAGCGCTACGACGTCGGAGCGGAGGCGTTCCTCGCCCGCCGTCCCGAAGGGCTCGCCCTGGTCCGCGAGGTCGGGCTGGGCGAAAGCCTCGTCCATCCCACCAAGGCCCGCGCCAAGATCCACGCCGGTGGCTCCGTGCTCGGTCTGCCACCGGGCACGGTCATGGGCGTTCCCGCCTCGGCCGACGCGGTCGCCGGGGTGCTGTCGGAGAAGGGCCGCGCGCTGGTCGAGGCCGAGGCGTCGCTGTCTCCGCTGGAATTGCCCGCGGAGGATGTGCCGCTCGGCCCGCTGCTGCGCGAGCGGTTCGGTGACGAACTGGTCGACCGGCTCGTCGATCCGCTGCTCGGCGGGGTCTACGCCGGGGGAGCGGACGGGCTCGGCCTGCGCGCGACCATGCCCGGTCTCGCGTCCGCGATCGATCGCGGCGCGCGCTCGCTCACCGAAGGCGCCGCCTCGCTCATGCCCGCCTCACCGAGTACGGCGCCGGTCTTCGGCACTCTGCTGGGCGGCCTCGGAACGCTGATCGTGCGGCTCGCGGAGCTGGCCCGCGCCGAGGTCCGTACCGGAACCACCGTGACGGCGCTCGAGCGCACCGCCGACGGCTGGAGGGTCGATGACCTCGACGCCGACGCCGTCCTTCTCGCCGTCCCGGCGCCTTCGGCGCGGCGGCTGCTCGACGGTGTCGCAGGAGTGGCCTCGTCGGTGTTCGCCAAGGTCGAACTCGCGTCGATGGCGGTGGTCGCGCTCGCGCTCCCGCCGGGAACCGCGCTGCCGGAGTCGTCCGGGGTCCTGATCGGCGCCGGGGAGCGGGACGCCGCCGGGAAGCCGTTCGCCGCCAAGGCGTTCACCTTCTCCTCCCGCAAGTGGGCGCAGTACGGCGAAGGCCCGGTGCTGGTGCGTGGCTCGGTCGGCCGCTTCGGCGAACCGGGCGCGCTGCACGCCGACGACGACGAACTCGTGCGCGTGGTCCGTGACGACCTGGCCCGGCTGACCGGTGTCACCGCCGAGCCGATCGACACCCTCGTGACCCGATGGGGCGGCGGGCTCCCGCAGTACGGCACCGGGCACCTCGTACGCGTCGAGCGGATCGAACGTGCCGTCGCCGGCGTCCCTGGCCTCGCCGTGGCGGGCGCGACGCTGCACGGCGTCGGGATCCCGGCCTGCATCGCCACCGCCGACGCGGCCGCCCGCCGCATCGCCGGGATCACACCGACCCACGAGGGCTCTTGA
- the hemE gene encoding uroporphyrinogen decarboxylase, with protein MSPSVASPAQTVPTARRALPGAPFLAAARGERPAHTPVWFMRQAGRSLPEYRALREGTSMFDACFDPEMLAEITLQPIRRHGVDAAILFSDIVVPLKAAGLDIDIVAGTGPVVAEPIRDAAGVRALPVLEPEQVERVAEGVRLLVGSLGETPLIGFAGAPFTLASYLIEGGPSRNHEHTKALMHSEPELWHELAGRLADMAITFLSAQLDAGADAIQLFDSWAGALSERDYREFVLPHSAKVLSAVAGYGVPRIHFGVGTGELLVAMRDAGADVVGVDWRIPLDEAVRRLGGGVVQGNLDPALLHASWPVLEAEVRRIHAEGRAADGHIFNLGHGVLPGVDPDVLTRVVGLVHELQ; from the coding sequence ATGTCTCCTTCAGTCGCTTCTCCCGCGCAGACCGTCCCCACGGCCCGTCGCGCCCTGCCCGGTGCGCCGTTCCTGGCCGCCGCGCGCGGCGAACGCCCGGCCCATACCCCCGTGTGGTTCATGCGCCAGGCGGGCCGGTCGCTGCCCGAGTACCGGGCGCTGCGTGAGGGCACCTCGATGTTCGACGCCTGCTTCGACCCCGAGATGCTCGCCGAGATCACGCTCCAGCCGATCCGCCGTCACGGCGTCGACGCGGCCATCCTCTTCAGCGACATCGTCGTCCCGCTCAAGGCGGCGGGCCTCGACATCGACATCGTCGCGGGCACCGGCCCGGTCGTCGCCGAGCCGATCCGCGACGCCGCGGGCGTGCGCGCGCTGCCGGTGCTGGAACCGGAGCAGGTGGAGCGGGTCGCCGAAGGGGTCCGGCTGCTGGTCGGGTCGCTGGGCGAGACGCCGCTGATCGGGTTCGCGGGCGCGCCGTTCACCCTGGCCTCGTACCTCATCGAGGGCGGGCCGAGCCGCAATCACGAGCACACCAAGGCACTCATGCACTCCGAGCCGGAGCTGTGGCACGAGCTGGCCGGGCGTCTCGCGGACATGGCGATCACCTTCCTCTCCGCGCAGCTCGACGCCGGGGCCGACGCGATCCAGCTGTTCGACTCGTGGGCGGGCGCGCTCTCGGAGCGGGACTACCGCGAGTTCGTCCTGCCGCATTCGGCGAAGGTCCTGTCCGCGGTCGCGGGCTACGGCGTGCCCCGGATCCACTTCGGCGTCGGCACCGGCGAGCTGCTGGTGGCCATGCGCGACGCGGGTGCCGACGTGGTCGGTGTCGACTGGCGGATCCCGCTCGACGAAGCCGTCCGGCGGCTCGGCGGCGGTGTCGTCCAGGGCAACCTCGACCCGGCGCTGCTGCACGCGTCCTGGCCGGTGCTCGAAGCCGAGGTCCGGCGCATCCACGCCGAGGGCCGCGCGGCCGACGGCCACATCTTCAACCTCGGCCACGGCGTGCTGCCCGGCGTCGACCCGGACGTTCTGACGCGCGTGGTCGGGCTGGTGCACGAGCTTCAATGA
- a CDS encoding DUF3000 domain-containing protein — MTAMTSAPDLFREAVAALQSVRPRPEVQLETMRPPQRLAPWSYAVSCEVEGPADVLASGRLVLLHDPEGQEGWDGVLRLVMYVRAELDRELATDPFLPAVGWSWLTDALESSGADWTALGGTVTETSSARFGDISGPARTDDLELRASWTPTDAALRPHGQAFCQVMASVVGLPPVGVTLFEQRQSS; from the coding sequence GTGACCGCGATGACGTCAGCACCCGATCTCTTCCGTGAAGCCGTCGCGGCGTTGCAATCGGTCCGGCCCCGCCCCGAAGTGCAGCTGGAGACGATGCGCCCGCCGCAGCGCCTCGCCCCGTGGTCCTACGCGGTGAGCTGCGAAGTGGAAGGGCCGGCGGACGTGCTGGCGTCGGGACGGCTGGTGCTGCTGCACGATCCGGAGGGCCAGGAAGGCTGGGACGGGGTCCTGCGGCTGGTCATGTACGTGCGCGCGGAACTCGACCGGGAACTGGCGACCGATCCCTTCCTGCCCGCCGTGGGCTGGTCGTGGCTGACCGACGCGCTGGAGAGCTCCGGCGCGGACTGGACGGCGCTGGGCGGCACGGTCACCGAGACGTCGTCGGCCCGCTTCGGCGACATCTCCGGGCCCGCGCGCACCGACGATCTGGAACTCCGGGCGTCCTGGACCCCGACGGACGCCGCGCTGCGGCCGCACGGGCAGGCGTTCTGCCAGGTTATGGCGAGCGTCGTTGGGCTGCCGCCGGTCGGCGTGACCCTCTTCGAGCAGCGTCAGTCCTCCTGA
- a CDS encoding response regulator transcription factor gives MATVGISQAVRSTPAGSLPASMVPHPREELFSVLVVDDHPLLREAISARLAQMGAGTVHEAATVAEARARAQATGPCDLAILDLGLPDGSGIELVTELRSHGWPRVVVLASSDDPYAVRSAFQAGAQAYLLKSASPVVVTDGVRRVLEGGVYADPSVAPVLATGTRVAGTDNTPRELSAREVEVLQLVADGQSNKEIGEELSLSALTVKSHLSRIGRKLGTGDRAQMVALAMRAGVIR, from the coding sequence GTGGCTACCGTCGGCATTTCTCAGGCCGTCCGATCCACGCCAGCCGGTTCATTGCCGGCGAGCATGGTTCCGCACCCGCGGGAAGAGCTTTTTTCCGTGTTGGTGGTCGATGACCACCCGCTGTTGAGGGAGGCAATCTCAGCAAGACTCGCACAGATGGGTGCGGGCACCGTCCACGAGGCCGCCACGGTGGCCGAGGCGAGGGCGCGAGCACAGGCCACCGGGCCTTGTGACCTGGCGATCCTCGATCTCGGACTGCCGGATGGCAGCGGCATCGAGCTGGTTACGGAACTCCGTAGCCACGGCTGGCCTCGAGTAGTGGTGCTCGCTTCATCAGACGACCCGTACGCGGTCAGGTCGGCGTTCCAGGCCGGCGCCCAGGCATACCTGCTCAAGTCGGCATCGCCGGTCGTAGTGACCGACGGCGTCCGCAGGGTGCTCGAGGGCGGCGTCTACGCGGACCCGAGCGTCGCACCGGTCCTGGCCACCGGCACCCGGGTCGCCGGCACCGACAACACCCCGCGCGAGCTTTCGGCGCGCGAGGTCGAGGTGCTGCAGCTCGTGGCCGACGGCCAGAGCAACAAGGAGATCGGCGAGGAACTCAGCCTCTCCGCTCTCACGGTGAAGTCTCACCTCTCCCGCATCGGGCGCAAGCTCGGCACGGGTGACCGGGCTCAGATGGTGGCGCTGGCCATGCGTGCCGGCGTGATCCGCTGA
- a CDS encoding ribonuclease D, with the protein MEGDRPGEPQTDPKTGTDDTGGPVLLREPAEGTPPVIADATALAEACAKIAGGSGAIAVDTERASGYRYWPKAYLVQLRREGAGSFLIDPIPLEGQLEPLAEVLNNAEWVLHAASQDLPCLAELDLHPKSLFDTELAGRLAGYERVALGTLVELLLGYQLEKGHSAADWSKRPLPVDWLNYAALDVELLIELREKLEADLAAQGKLEWAQQEFEAVRTAPPPAPRAEPWRRTSGVHKIRSARGLAAVRELWQARDELARKRDRAPSRILPDSAIINAVTADPKTVDQLQALPVFSGRVQRKYTASWLRHLQAARALPADELPTPAQQTDGPPPVNRWSDKDPDAAARLSAARAALSAIAEDRRLPVENLLLPELVRRTCWRPPADLSEDSVAQVLRDGGARPWQVELTVAVLSKALHATPA; encoded by the coding sequence ATGGAAGGCGACCGACCCGGAGAACCGCAGACGGACCCGAAGACCGGCACCGACGACACCGGTGGACCGGTCCTCCTGCGGGAGCCCGCCGAGGGCACTCCCCCGGTGATCGCCGACGCGACCGCCCTCGCAGAAGCCTGCGCGAAGATCGCGGGCGGCAGCGGGGCCATCGCCGTGGACACCGAACGCGCGTCCGGCTACCGATACTGGCCCAAGGCCTATCTCGTGCAGCTGCGCCGCGAAGGTGCCGGCTCCTTCCTCATCGACCCCATTCCGCTCGAAGGGCAGCTCGAACCCCTCGCGGAAGTGCTCAACAACGCCGAATGGGTGCTGCACGCGGCCTCTCAGGACCTGCCGTGTCTCGCCGAACTCGACCTGCACCCGAAGAGCCTCTTCGACACCGAACTCGCCGGACGGCTCGCCGGGTACGAACGGGTCGCCCTCGGCACCCTCGTCGAGCTCCTCCTCGGCTACCAGCTGGAGAAGGGCCACAGCGCCGCCGACTGGTCGAAGCGCCCGCTTCCCGTCGACTGGCTGAACTACGCCGCCCTCGACGTCGAGCTGCTCATCGAGCTGAGAGAGAAGCTCGAAGCCGACTTGGCCGCCCAGGGCAAGCTCGAATGGGCCCAGCAGGAATTCGAGGCCGTCCGCACCGCGCCGCCGCCGGCCCCTCGGGCCGAGCCGTGGCGCCGGACGTCCGGCGTGCACAAGATCCGCAGCGCCCGCGGCCTCGCCGCCGTGCGCGAACTGTGGCAGGCGCGGGACGAACTCGCCCGCAAACGCGACCGCGCGCCGAGCCGGATCCTGCCCGACAGCGCGATCATCAACGCCGTCACCGCGGACCCGAAGACCGTCGACCAGCTGCAGGCGCTGCCGGTGTTCAGCGGCCGGGTCCAGCGCAAGTACACCGCGAGCTGGCTGCGGCATCTGCAGGCCGCCCGCGCGCTCCCCGCCGACGAGCTGCCGACCCCCGCGCAGCAGACCGACGGACCGCCGCCGGTGAACCGGTGGTCGGACAAGGATCCCGACGCCGCCGCCCGGCTTTCGGCGGCCCGCGCGGCGCTGTCCGCGATCGCGGAGGACCGGCGGCTCCCGGTGGAGAACCTGCTGCTGCCGGAGCTGGTGCGGCGCACCTGCTGGCGTCCGCCCGCGGACCTGAGCGAGGATTCGGTCGCCCAGGTCCTCCGCGACGGCGGTGCCCGGCCTTGGCAGGTCGAGCTGACGGTGGCGGTGCTGAGCAAGGCGCTCCACGCCACCCCCGCCTGA
- a CDS encoding helix-turn-helix domain-containing protein — MTKTTGVGRPRASGAAASKREARFAVLDAAGELFTGAGYAATTTRAIAERAGLRQASLYYHFPSKEDILAALLEDTVRPSLDVAGGLSAKLAPVGTRLWALAYADIHLLGSARHNLGALYLLPEISSPRLARFRAERAELKRVYGSLVAAAGVTAALQGIRTDLVFGLVESIAIVRRDQPDLDVEAHAVEGADGVLRLAGLGEPDAALRGAARALLEG; from the coding sequence ATGACGAAAACGACCGGGGTGGGCAGGCCGAGAGCCAGCGGCGCCGCCGCGAGCAAACGGGAGGCGCGGTTCGCCGTCTTGGACGCGGCGGGAGAGCTGTTCACCGGCGCCGGGTACGCGGCGACGACCACGCGGGCCATCGCCGAACGCGCCGGACTGCGCCAGGCGTCGCTCTACTACCACTTTCCGTCCAAAGAGGACATTCTCGCGGCGCTGCTGGAGGACACCGTCCGGCCGTCACTGGACGTCGCGGGCGGTCTTTCGGCCAAGCTCGCGCCGGTCGGCACGCGGCTGTGGGCGCTGGCCTACGCGGACATCCACTTGCTCGGCAGCGCGCGGCACAACCTGGGCGCCCTGTACTTGCTGCCGGAGATCTCGTCGCCGCGGCTGGCGCGATTCCGGGCCGAGCGGGCGGAGCTCAAACGCGTCTACGGCTCGCTCGTCGCGGCGGCGGGCGTCACGGCCGCTCTCCAGGGGATCCGGACCGACCTGGTGTTCGGGCTCGTCGAGAGCATCGCGATCGTCCGGCGTGACCAGCCGGACCTGGACGTCGAGGCGCACGCCGTCGAAGGGGCCGACGGCGTGCTGAGGCTCGCCGGTCTCGGGGAACCGGACGCCGCGCTGCGCGGAGCCGCGCGGGCGCTGCTGGAGGGCTGA
- a CDS encoding amino acid permease: MPSEDLSAFGYRQELRRTLGGFSAFAAGFSFVSILTTVFQLFAFGYSFGDTLFFWTWPLVIAGQLLVALNFAELAARFPLAGSVYQWAKHLSPGFAGWLAGWMMLVGCVVALAGAAIALQVVLPSVWSGFQLVGGDPAITSPTGASNAVLLGTLLIVLTTAINAGGVRLMARINDVGVAAELVGVLVLIAGLALFAVRGPQVVLQPAGESPGAGGVLASALMAAYVLYGFDTAASVAEETKDARRIAPRAVLRALLISGVGGLAVVVTALMAAPSLTDGQLAGKGLPYVITAVFGDTLGRVFLADVAIAVVVCTLTIQTGTVRLIYSMARDGALPGARRLSAVNARTGTPIAPAVLSGVLAMGLLLLNLGNPTIFSTITGTSVVVVYLAYLLVTGPLLIRRRQGRFTAEPGHFSLGRWAIPVNIAAVGYGAMMIVNIAWPRAEIYDLAGTGSVWVLLFPIEFVGAALLTGYLCWRRRSALTTVPVPAT, translated from the coding sequence ATGCCTTCCGAGGACCTTTCCGCCTTCGGGTACCGCCAAGAACTTCGCCGGACACTGGGCGGTTTCTCCGCCTTCGCCGCCGGTTTCTCCTTCGTTTCCATCCTGACCACGGTGTTCCAGCTGTTCGCCTTCGGCTATTCCTTCGGCGACACGCTCTTCTTCTGGACATGGCCGCTGGTGATCGCCGGGCAATTGCTCGTCGCGCTCAACTTCGCCGAACTCGCGGCCCGATTCCCGCTGGCCGGATCGGTTTACCAGTGGGCGAAACACCTCTCCCCCGGATTCGCGGGGTGGCTCGCCGGCTGGATGATGCTGGTGGGCTGCGTCGTGGCGCTCGCCGGGGCCGCGATCGCGTTGCAGGTCGTCCTCCCGTCGGTCTGGAGCGGGTTCCAGCTCGTCGGCGGGGATCCGGCGATCACCTCCCCGACCGGCGCCAGCAACGCGGTCCTGCTCGGCACCCTGCTGATCGTTCTCACCACCGCGATCAACGCGGGCGGTGTGCGGCTGATGGCGCGGATCAACGACGTCGGGGTCGCGGCCGAACTCGTCGGCGTCCTCGTGCTGATCGCCGGTCTCGCGCTGTTCGCCGTCCGCGGCCCGCAGGTCGTGCTCCAGCCCGCGGGCGAAAGCCCGGGAGCCGGCGGCGTTCTCGCTTCGGCACTGATGGCCGCGTACGTTCTGTACGGTTTCGACACCGCCGCCTCCGTCGCCGAAGAGACCAAGGACGCCCGCCGCATCGCCCCGCGCGCCGTGCTTCGCGCGCTGTTGATCTCCGGGGTCGGCGGCCTCGCCGTCGTCGTCACCGCGCTGATGGCGGCACCGAGCCTGACCGACGGGCAACTGGCCGGGAAAGGCCTGCCGTACGTGATCACGGCCGTCTTCGGCGACACACTCGGCCGGGTCTTCCTCGCCGACGTCGCGATCGCGGTCGTCGTCTGCACGCTGACCATACAGACCGGCACCGTCCGGCTGATCTACTCGATGGCCCGCGACGGCGCGCTCCCCGGCGCCAGGAGGCTTTCCGCGGTCAACGCCCGCACCGGTACGCCGATCGCGCCCGCGGTGCTTTCCGGGGTGCTCGCCATGGGGCTCCTGCTGCTGAATCTGGGGAATCCGACGATCTTCAGCACCATCACCGGCACGTCGGTGGTCGTGGTCTACCTGGCCTATCTCCTGGTGACCGGACCACTGCTGATCCGGCGCCGTCAAGGGCGTTTCACCGCCGAACCCGGCCATTTCTCCCTGGGACGATGGGCTATTCCGGTCAACATCGCGGCAGTAGGGTACGGCGCGATGATGATCGTCAACATCGCTTGGCCACGAGCCGAGATCTACGACCTGGCGGGCACCGGTTCCGTCTGGGTCCTGTTGTTCCCGATCGAGTTCGTCGGCGCCGCGCTGCTCACCGGCTACCTCTGCTGGCGCCGCCGCTCCGCGCTCACCACGGTTCCCGTCCCCGCGACCTGA
- a CDS encoding urea amidolyase associated protein UAAP1 produces MSTTSTTYGARDHARAQAGTVTEAMPAIPASTWPDPPPGIDPAKLVWAETVAGGGYTHKVLARGTELRLTDVKGDACAHLLLFNADQPWERLNVADTVKVQWNAYLGEAIALLSDQARVLATVVTDESGKHDALCGTSTVDGNAQRYGDGSPQGDSPSGNALFTLAAAKHGLTPRDLPPSLSFFQGVHVEADGGLTFTGSAGAGKSVVLRTELPAVVLIANVAHPLDPRPDYTVTPLRVLAQRSAPSTPDSPEWTASPEAQRAFENTADYLTARGLA; encoded by the coding sequence ATGAGCACGACATCGACCACGTACGGCGCTCGCGACCACGCGCGCGCCCAGGCGGGCACGGTGACCGAAGCGATGCCGGCCATCCCGGCGTCCACCTGGCCGGATCCGCCGCCCGGGATCGACCCGGCGAAGCTGGTCTGGGCCGAGACAGTCGCCGGCGGCGGCTACACCCACAAGGTCCTCGCCCGCGGCACCGAGCTGCGGCTGACCGACGTCAAGGGCGACGCCTGCGCGCATCTGCTGCTGTTCAACGCGGACCAGCCTTGGGAGCGGCTGAACGTCGCGGACACGGTGAAGGTCCAGTGGAACGCCTATCTCGGCGAGGCGATCGCCCTGCTGTCGGACCAGGCTCGGGTGCTCGCGACCGTCGTCACCGACGAGAGCGGCAAACACGACGCCCTCTGCGGAACGTCCACTGTGGATGGTAACGCGCAGCGCTACGGCGACGGGAGCCCGCAGGGGGATTCCCCGTCGGGGAACGCGCTGTTCACCCTCGCCGCCGCGAAACACGGCCTCACCCCACGCGATCTGCCGCCGAGCCTGTCCTTCTTCCAGGGCGTGCACGTGGAGGCCGACGGCGGGCTGACGTTCACCGGTTCGGCGGGCGCCGGCAAATCCGTGGTCCTGCGCACGGAACTCCCGGCGGTCGTCCTCATCGCCAACGTGGCGCATCCGCTCGACCCGCGCCCGGACTACACGGTCACCCCGCTGCGCGTCCTCGCCCAGCGCTCGGCGCCGTCCACTCCGGACAGTCCTGAATGGACGGCCTCACCCGAGGCACAGCGCGCCTTCGAGAACACCGCCGACTACCTCACCGCAAGGGGCCTGGCATGA
- a CDS encoding urea amidolyase associated protein UAAP2, whose product MTIISDTEVAARAPYSTVLREGETLAIIDLGGNQAVDFLCYDAADTAKRYSAATTIAAQRNIFLTTGSVLRTGEGAPLLTVVEDTCGRHDTIGGACSKESNSLRYGQHTRYQHACVENFLIEGAKWGLGKRDLVSNVNWYMNVPVEQDGTLGIVDGISAPGLEVKLRAETDVLVLVSNCPQINNPCNGFDPTPVRMIVTGGGV is encoded by the coding sequence ATGACGATCATCTCCGACACCGAGGTCGCCGCGCGGGCGCCGTACTCCACCGTGCTCCGCGAGGGCGAGACGCTCGCGATCATCGATCTCGGCGGCAACCAGGCCGTCGACTTCCTCTGCTACGACGCCGCCGACACGGCGAAGAGATACAGCGCGGCCACCACGATCGCCGCGCAGCGCAACATCTTCCTCACCACCGGCAGCGTGCTGCGCACAGGCGAGGGCGCGCCGCTGCTGACCGTCGTCGAGGACACCTGCGGACGGCACGACACGATCGGCGGCGCCTGCAGCAAGGAATCGAACAGCCTCCGCTACGGCCAGCACACGCGGTACCAGCACGCCTGCGTCGAGAACTTCCTGATCGAAGGCGCCAAATGGGGTCTCGGCAAACGGGATCTGGTCAGCAACGTCAACTGGTACATGAACGTGCCGGTGGAACAGGACGGCACGCTCGGCATCGTCGACGGCATCTCGGCACCCGGCCTGGAGGTCAAGCTGCGCGCCGAAACCGACGTCCTGGTGCTGGTGTCGAACTGCCCGCAGATCAACAACCCGTGCAACGGCTTCGACCCGACGCCGGTCCGGATGATCGTCACCGGCGGTGGCGTGTGA